The DNA sequence ATTGATGAACGGTTTGTTTCGCACACCCCACACCGGTTGAAGatcgttttgttttgttttgaggttaaaaattgaaattccatgTTGATTTGTGATTGTGTGGTTGAAACACGTGTACTCCTCTATAAAAATTGACGTTTTGCAAATGAATTTACTTGTGAATCTGCTCTGTACATTCATTTGATTTATCATGTCAAGAAACCATTGTATAACATATTTGTCACTTGTATAATATTTAAGTTTTGTCTATTGGTGGAGTCGGACGCCTCAGGGAACCTCAGAACCCAAGCTGAATTACAGTGATAATCCTTccactttcttccttttttgagaaatggatGGGAAGCTGACAGGTATTTAGTGCATAATACGTTTTCTCCTAATCTAAGGATCAGGAATTGATCTACTAAGGTTACTTCTAAACGTTTTCCAACCTCAGAACTTCAAGAATTCTGTGTGCTAAGAGTGGATTTTGATGTACTACTAATACTTTAGTACCTGGCGTAACGAAGACTTTTCACCCCGTGTGGGTCATTCCACGCCAAATCAGACCAGTGATTTGACCTGACCCCCTCAGGATTTACTGAAATTTGGCACACTCCTTCTGTTCGCTAAGCTGAGCtgaaaaacgtaaattttaatttttttggatagTTCGGGCAAAGTAAGAGACGTAGCACCTTCAAGAGCCTGTAACTTCAAAATGGTTAATCCGAGCGAAACATTGTGGTACCAATGAAAAGACCTGTAAATGCACTTTTTATCCATTTACAAGTAACACAATTTGACAgaacttctaatttttttattaaaaaattgtagGTAGAGTCGAAAATTTAAACATCTCAAATAGGGGTAAATTTAACTGTGCGAAATTTTGACTTGAGGTCGGTGATATCAAGAGGAATCCGGATGCAAAAATTCAGTGTGGAGACTTGATGGAGTCAAAAGTTATGAGCAAAAAACGTTCGTTTTTCGCGGTGCAAAAGCTCGGCTACTGACGCAAGCGGCTCCTAGCCGCGTATGCTGTGGCGGATGTCCCGACCCGGGCGAAAGAGTTCCAGGAATGCAGCGGCCAGGAGCCTCTTGCGTCAACAGCCGAGCTTTTGCACCGCGAAAAACGAGCGTTTTTTGCTTATATCTTGTGACTCCATCAAGTCTCCACTCTGAATTTTTGTATCCGGATTCCTCACGTTATGACCCGACCTCAAGTCTAAATTTTGCTTGATTTAATTTACCCCTTTTTGATATATTTCAATAAGTTACAGCCTCTTAAAGGTGCTACGTCTGTCAATTTGCCCAAACTTTACAGCTTAATAAAAGTTGAACCGAacatccaaaaaaattaaatttaagtttttcagcTCAGCTTAGTGAACGGAAAGagtgtgccaaatttcattcaattctgAGGGGGTCAGGTCCAAAAGTGCTAATTTTTTGTCTaatttgacatggaatgacccgcGTTCCTTTTGTGACTCGACAATCATCTTATTTTGTCCTACTGTTTTGTGTTTAGAAGTTTACTGTATGATAAAAGAGGATTGGCAATGTGACCATGTGTGATTGGCCAAGTTAGTAGGCACTTAGGTTGGATTAAATATACAAGACTGATTTTGCAAATAGATGAAGCCTGTTCAAGATAACTTATCTTCTCAAGATACATCTTCTTTGCAGTGCGCGTACGGAATTCCCTACTCGACACATACAGCTTAAAAGGACAAGCTTTTCAAAATAAGCTCTATTTCAGTTTACCATGAGTATTACTCAGCAAAGTTTATGACTTCATCTCTTTGACTCTTTCCAAGTAAGGACTCTTTGCAAATGATAAAAGGAGTTTAAATGAGAACTTTTCAGTTTCATTAGCTTTTAAAGTGCAtaaatttatatattttgtaCTACAACACCCACTTAACTTATATTCTCTTTACTCTAAGTCATGAAGTTAATTTTCTGAATGGAGACACGTCCTTTCATATTATCACTCTCATTGATACCATTTATTTTACTTGATTAAACTGTGCAACTCTCATGTTCCCACAGGTATAGGAGTAAAGCAGGATCAAACCTATTTCACTACAGCATAGGCAATTTGAGACGTGTGATCCTAAGTGAAAAACTAGTCATGGCCAAAGTACGGAATAATAGAGGCCGAAAACGAGCGGGTCCAAAGCCGAAGCCTCAGACCCAATCCAAACCTAAAATGAATCCTTTTGAGATTCATATCAATAAATCAAAACATCAGGTTCTaggcaaaaaagcaaaaaatgctGTTGGATATCCAGGAATTGCCAGACACAAAGCCATTCAAAAGGTAAAAACCTCTCTGCCATTTCTTATAAACTTTTTAAACTCATAATGAATATTCTTCTATTCATAGCTTGAGGAATTTATCACTTCATTCATTCAGCCTTTGCCAAACCTTCTTGTTTGAGTTTACATCGTTCCACAATGACTGGCAAAAATAAGGCGGGCACCCTCTgtcgttttcttttttaaacttatCACACATTTAGTGATCTCTTGCGATCCTAGGATTGTGCAAACGTTAGATACATCTTGGATCCCATGATGAGAACAAAACAATCACCCTTTTTTGCTCCATGCTCCAAAAAAGTGGAGCAaacccattttttattttgttataaAATGGGGCATTTTGCCTCAAGGCATGTTGGTGCaggaggcaaaaatggaggaaCACAGCAAATGGTCAGCGTTTTGGAACTTTCTGAATGCTTGACCAGCTTTTGCAAGTGATGTATCATTTAATCTTTTCCATTGAACATACTGGTAATATTTATGAAAGTATTCTTAATTTTGAGGACGGTTTCAAGACAGTGTCTGTACCTGCCAGTTCCGAATTCTGATTATTTCACCTGAAAGTGTTCCTGTGGCCTTgtatttatgaattttctttttttcttgcattttatGTGTGGGTCTGGATGTTCTTTAGTAAGATGAATTGCTCCTTCAGAAGTATTAGCATAACACATCACGGCCAGCAGCTAGGCAGATGGTTCTCTCTAGTTTTATTTCTtctcctattttctttttattttctttgtaaatGTAAATTGTGTGCACTTTGTTTTAGAGGAAAGTTAGTCTTCTTCAAGAATACAAAATAAAGGATAAAGCCAACAAATTTTTAGACAAGCGAATTGGAGAGCGAAATTCAGCAATGACGAATGATGACCGCATCATGGCAAGATTTACTGCAGAACGCTTAAAGGAGCACAAGACAAAGGTATGTCTTAATCCTGTCCTCTGCATATCAATTGGTTCATTCTGTTAACTTTGCTATTCTtctaaatattgattttttgcaGATTTTGAGTGAATATTATTCagaggttcggtactacttttgCGCCTGAACCTCccagctgccattttattttgagtTCGGTACTTCCAATTTTGGTGACTCATGAATCGTAATGTTGGTGCATAATTTTGGTACTGTCCTGCAAGGTCGTCCTAGAAAAGGAAAACCTACGGGTCTGATTGGTCGAACCTGTCGGCAACTACGAATTCAGCAATGACgaatcaatgttttcaatgttGCAATCAATTGTTTCAATGTTGATGTTCGATGAGACAAAACTGGGCAGAACATCCTTAAGAGGTTCGGCACTTTAATTAAAATTAGCCtcaacagggtgtctgcaggtctaaaaaactagaaattgtcaggaaatttcatgatCGAACTGGAactattaatattttttacttcttcatAATGGGATTTTTTCTATGAATTCTCAAGTTTTTGTTCAGCAATAAAGTTATGTATGGATGATGAAAGCTTACTTTTATGATTGGTCCTGATTCTTTCTCTATCATTTCACCAAATCATCACTCATTGGAATTCAATTAGCTCGAACcaaatgaattttttgttttggtttttatgtaaattgtgtatcttcaccccccccccccccctctaaaaagaaacattaatttgAGCATGGCTATTTCAATGTTTTAGTGTATCAAATTTTCCTACCATCGCATTAAATAAATTAGGGGCTAATTTTTCCAAATGACATTATTTATACTCAACTATgatcatttgtttatttttagaaatCAATATTCAATCTTGACGATGATGCAGAAATAAACGTTTTAACTCACAGAGGAAGAACTTTAGAAGACGTTGAGAAGTTTGATGATCCTCGCAGTGATGATGAGGATGAAGAAAATGTAGGAACTGCTGGTGGCCGCCTTGATGGTAAAATTTTTTATACCTCGTTTTCTGTTTTTACAGCTTTTTCTGTCTCATTTAAAACATGTAGCGAGCATCATAATAAACtggcaaatttcaagaattttgtgAAGGCCCAGTAAATCAGGAATATACCACAAAATTCTACTTAATCATAGAGAATAAAATAAGATTTCTTTAGTAGGTTGACTTCGTCATTACTGCAGtcaatgattttctttttaatcgaaCAACTTATAAGTcttcaagttgaaaatttgagaagcTGCAGGAAATTATTGGGGAAGAAGTGATAAATACTAAATGTAACAAAATACTAATCTTTTTGTACGATCTAGTGTAAACCTTCGAAGAGTATTgatttgaatactttttttttcgaagtgaATAGATTTTAGGCAAGAAACCTTAATAACATTGGTGATCGGTACATTTTATTTGAGTGACTGTCTACCGTTAGTCTAAGTGTCTTATTACACGAAgtgcaaacaattttttcgtttGGATTTGTAGTTCAATTTTATTTACATAAGGTTGTTGcttagcaagaaaaaaaaaccgttgattttaaataaaatgtaaatctCACAATCCCAAAAATTCTGAAGAGACCCCACTatcaataaaatgaaaagaaaaaattagtcctttcaaaaaaataagtcaGGAGAGTCCAGTGATGCACATTTATTGTGACCCGTTTTTAGAATAGATTGAGCTATCAAAAAATTTGGGCCGAAAATGCGTTTTTGCCGAATTGATCTATCATTCACTGTCCTATCCACTTACGGTCGCCTTTCGAACAATAAATCACacttaaaaacgcaaaaaaacatTTCCTCACTAAATTTATTGGTGTAGCATGTTCCCTGCAAGATTTACCTTGAGAATTGACAGAGTTAGCTGCGTGTTGCCCATGAAAATCACCTATCTTAAAAAAACGATGAACATGCCAAAGGCCGCTCATGCTAAAGCTCaccaaaagaaaacaaaatgtgATACGACGTTGTAAGTTACCCAGTGACTCCTCAGAGCTCCTAGTAACACCTTTCAGTGGTGGAGCCCGGAATTTTATGACCGTTGCTTGGGTTTGCAGCGaaattgcggttttttttttttggtctcccCTCGTATTTATTATTCAAGGTGAAATTCAACCGTATCATACgtatttctgtgaattttcacAGAAAGGTGAAAGGCGTTGAGTAGTTaagttctctgttaaaaaatgaaatggtcaTCTCATGGCTTAATTTACTTGAATGATATTTGCTCTTTTTTCAGCTGACTTTGTAGAAGAAGCTCATTTTGGAGGAGGTCTGTTGAGCAAGTCCAACAAACCAAATAATCATCAAGATTTAATCGAAAAACTTATTCTGGAATCGAAGAAGAGGAAGgctgaaaaaatgatgaataagGAGAAAACACTGGAGTTGACACAAAAATTAGATGCCACATGGAAAGAACTCATTCCTTTGGTTTCTGCCTCATCAAAAAAACCCGTAGAGGAAGCAACGAAGGACGTTGAAGGGAAAGATAAAAATTCCTACGATGTTGCCTTACGTCAACTTAAATTTGAAGCCCGTGGGCTAGTAAGTCAGTCCATACTTATAATAAAATTGCAAAGATCAGAGCATATCCTAAATTTTGATAGCAAAGAAGCCACTCGCTACTGAAGTGTGGCAGccaagaactttctgcatccctgctGGATCCGCTACCGCTCTGCTTCCATTTCTAtgtgaataataaaaaaagctaACAATGGTTCAAAAATCTCTATTTCAAATCTCTATTCTCCTAGGTTCTCATCCCATTTTCACAAAGTGGCAGCATGAGCAATGAGGTTTTAATACCTGAATCCATACTGagctaaatttcaataatcaatgtttttaatacattttttttaacctttcAGCCTTCTGACAAGCTAAAATCTGAAGAGGAAATCATTCGTGAAGAGAAGGAGAGATTAGAAAGTTTGGAGGCAGAGCGTCTACGGAGGATGAAAGGCATTGAAGAAGACAAGAAAATTGAGAAACCTAAACATCAAAGTGCTGATGACTTGGATGATTGGTGAGTATATTGTTTTCCTCTGGTTTAGTCATAGCATTATGTACTGTGCTGTTTATTAACAACCAAACATTAATTAAGGCTCAAATGACCATTAAGTGCCTAAATTTGCCTTAAATAGCCTTACTGCTTGAAGTTAGGGGTAGTTGGGTTAACCTTCATCTCATTCTACCTTTACCTTTAAAACacagcaaaaaaaagaaaacattaaatgaaaatCTTCCTAGATGTTAGCTGATCTTTAATACTGTATTAATTTATCTCAGATCATTTTGATTGCTAAGCAGTTCATATGATGAGGCAGGGTGCCTACCACGTGTAAGAGGAGCACTGGTAAAAATAATCTATTAGTCAATATTTTCAGTTGATAGTCAAGAAGCCTGAAGATTTTCCCCATCATGATATACTTAACTTGAGGGCAACCAGGAGATGGCATTTGATCTcacatctttttttctctttaaagatCTACTAATTTCTATAAGCAAAGAAATGAAAGAGTAGACAAGACCTTACATTTATTGGTAATTTATTGCCAGTGGCTTTTGAAATGCTTTTACTTGCTCAACTACTGTGTTAGTCcacaaaatcaaaatgaattgaaataaGCATCCTCTGGGGCACTTAATAAACTCGAGCTTTCTATATTAtgctgtaattttatttttccagtttctATGGTTCTGACAATGAGGATGATGAAACCCTTACTTATAATAATGAGGGAAGACCCATAAGTGGAATCTTGAAGAAGCTTAatgcaggtaattttttttaatcactcTTTATCCTTTGAATGATGCCCTCTAGATAAGGAAGTGCTCAGTTAATCTCTTTTTCAGCAATGGTCTGAGTGTTCAATATGTTCAGAAGAAGTACACGGacggtgaaattcccaaaccacatatctcgtttgggGTGTTCTAAAATCTCCgttcccattttacttttttaaagaagaacaaatcaacatcatacCTCAAagcttgaaaataatttttttcgcacagagaagaaaaattatggtagtttgaaaaatttgatggtaagttgttttccatttgaaaaataaagtacaacagGAAGTCAACAACGTAGCAAACCAAGGTATGTGGTTTGGGAGCTTCACCATCGATACATATTGctcaagttttaaattttaattcattctcTCAATCTCCCtctattttgctttgaaattctaactctgtattatttttaaaaaatattaggttgagaaaaaactaaaatgccATGGTGCTTTTTTTTCTAGATAAGTCCCTTAAAGCAATATAAACTCATGAAATGGGAAAGTGTATAACTtactttttattaattttttgtaatttagaaTTTCAATAAAGAAGAAACCGGGATATTTAGATTGTAAGCTATACATGTTAACAGTAGACTGATAACACATAATGCAGAGTTTTAATCCGCTTCGTTGCTCAAGGTATGAATgcaaaaaaacttcaagaatcagattttttttaaagcagacCTTGGTCGTGCTTTAAATTCTTCTAGTCATTTGAATTAGAGATCCAAGACGTAATCCAATTAAAATTGTCTCTGAAAAGAGATGGTTTCCACCATGCATTTTTGACAGTTCataataattattcaattccAGATCATAACCAATACAAATCCCTCATAGTGATGTGAGCTCAGAtattttccatcttttttaATTAAACATTACCGAtctaattttgtcaaatgttAATTTTCAAACAACAGAAGCGGACGAGAAGAGTGCGAGAACAGGATCTAGTTCCAGTGAGGAGAGTGGAGAAGAAGATAGTGACTCCTCAGATTCCgagaaaggagaagaaggagacgAAGACGGCAATGAATATGAAGGAGAAGGAGGTGGAGGAGAAGAAAGCGACAGCAGCGAAGATGATCTCTCTGACTTGAAAAGCGATTCAAGCGACGATAATGATTCTGATAATGAAGGAACAGAAGAtgataaatctgaaaatttggtagGAAATAAAAGAAAGCTTACCTCTGATGAAATAGTGCCGGATAAAAAAACCTCTGCCAAGAAACTTAAGTCCAATCAGTCCGCTGGAGATGATTCTTCCAAACCTGTCGATGATGGCAAAGCAGACTCTGCCAAGAAAGTAAGATTTGGTGGAGTGCatgaagaaaaggagaaaagtcCTTCAGCAGCTCTTAAAGTGGACCCTGCTGTTTTTGCTGAAATtctcaaaaggaaaaaattgttgatgGAATCCGCCAGGAAGGAATTGCCATATACTTTTAAAGGTAATGAAACACTTGATTGCGACTTGTTCAATACTATCGCCGTTTTTCCTCTACTCATTTCAACATTAACAGGTTCataagttttttcaatttatctgAAGGTAGG is a window from the Bemisia tabaci chromosome 5, PGI_BMITA_v3 genome containing:
- the l(3)07882 gene encoding nucleolar protein 14, whose translation is MAKVRNNRGRKRAGPKPKPQTQSKPKMNPFEIHINKSKHQVLGKKAKNAVGYPGIARHKAIQKRKVSLLQEYKIKDKANKFLDKRIGERNSAMTNDDRIMARFTAERLKEHKTKKSIFNLDDDAEINVLTHRGRTLEDVEKFDDPRSDDEDEENVGTAGGRLDADFVEEAHFGGGLLSKSNKPNNHQDLIEKLILESKKRKAEKMMNKEKTLELTQKLDATWKELIPLVSASSKKPVEEATKDVEGKDKNSYDVALRQLKFEARGLPSDKLKSEEEIIREEKERLESLEAERLRRMKGIEEDKKIEKPKHQSADDLDDCFYGSDNEDDETLTYNNEGRPISGILKKLNAEADEKSARTGSSSSEESGEEDSDSSDSEKGEEGDEDGNEYEGEGGGGEESDSSEDDLSDLKSDSSDDNDSDNEGTEDDKSENLVGNKRKLTSDEIVPDKKTSAKKLKSNQSAGDDSSKPVDDGKADSAKKVRFGGVHEEKEKSPSAALKVDPAVFAEILKRKKLLMESARKELPYTFKAPESYEELENVLANRTAEQKAVILERMIKCNHPSLLESNKEKLKNLFALLLQHLHDLASSTNPLECWSTLDCMAPYLYDLCQFCPESAGNCLREVIKEKQNPYRKLHRSYPSTDTLLFFKLISLLYPTSDLRHPVVTPCIILMLHILHQCRLESRKDIASSLFIIALILEYTELSKRYAPEVVNVIQALLSMASPDQNHKVCLPGLPRHKVLVLSESFDKNQLSANKLEITMKAVDLSEDSDNFDDNFKLRVLATIFKFITQFAYRYNSLPASPMIFAPIKNSINKLQVEKYPDFLSSLVEECNSALETAIDKKLEVLTKEKEKPKILKLYEPKIVPVYDMKFLKEKEGDPKAEHVKLLRTYRKEMKGAMREIRRDKDFISRIKFKEQAKSDAERRQKVKEIYSWGAAQQGELNQMARKKKKK